The following proteins are encoded in a genomic region of Arcobacter cloacae:
- a CDS encoding FixH family protein, translating to MKNLLRILLVSGILLSGTTSLNAKEIYLSHQTTKDYRVLVKVYDELKLGDNEFNVKILYKTKSLDGVNVNLKVYKPNGEVVEYNSNKVNDKKNYSFNVTLSEKGEYGYVITYNIMTGGVTRTSKGSFAFN from the coding sequence ATGAAAAATTTACTCAGAATATTACTTGTATCAGGAATTTTATTAAGTGGGACTACTTCTTTAAATGCAAAAGAGATATATTTATCACATCAAACTACTAAAGACTATAGAGTTTTAGTAAAAGTGTACGATGAATTAAAATTAGGAGATAATGAATTTAACGTTAAAATTCTTTATAAAACTAAATCTTTAGATGGAGTAAATGTAAATTTAAAAGTATATAAACCAAATGGTGAAGTAGTTGAGTATAATAGTAATAAAGTAAATGATAAAAAAAACTATTCATTTAATGTTACGCTTTCAGAAAAGGGTGAATATGGATACGTTATCACATATAATATAATGACAGGAGGAGTTACTCGAACTTCAAAAGGTTCTTTTGCATTTAATTAA
- a CDS encoding efflux RND transporter permease subunit, translating into MLNKLIDLSLKYRLLVIVLFISICALGFRAYKNIPVDAFPDITPKQVVIYTESPGNSAEDIEKLITYPIESAMSGMAGVEMITSNSIFGLSYVSIFFEDDMDINFLRQLVSERLNTVDIPNGWGKPTLGPNTTGLGQVFWYEIKDKNNQYSLQELREMQEYIVSPLFKSVKGVEEVIGWGGKEKQYDVLIDTKKLQSLNITYDDVVQALQRSNIAAGGQYLEFNKEQYLIRGAGLYKNIDDIKNSVIKSQNGQAIVIQDVAKVQIGSMPRFGAISIDGKEAVIGMVLQRTETNAAKVVELLKEKILTVNSTLPDGVEINPIYDRSEITLKAVNTMTSALTSGVVLVAIVLFLFLFELRSAFIVILSLPVSLLIAFLLMEYFGLSANLMSLSGLAIAVGMIVDGTIVIVENTFRKLHDEKDKSKFEIVAESTKEVATPVTFAILVIAAVFIPLLSLGGLAGKLYSPMAINIVFVMLGSLAVALILVPVLTYLLLKPAKSSDNSIMKKIKHGYSPILVFALNNAKKLFIGISALFFICVALLSFQGREFMPTLNEESIMYRVVAIPGTSLSQSVEMAQEVEKYILKEYPKEVLSVLSMMGRSEKGETAQPNYMEVLLTLSNDIEDLEQLTNELNEKLEKKFEYVQFVPTQPIAMRVEELLAGVKAELAIKVFGNDQKVLNDIATKIQQNISDIDGAKQLSLESQLGQSQIKIEPDYLALARYGINVDEVMSVIRNGIGEEEVTEKIEGVKRFGIVAKIENAKKDIQSIKELTLRSSSGAVVTLEQISKISIVQGPSFIKRENLNRYMVLSIEVDGRDIASFVKEANEIIQEKVDMPTGYFIEWAGDFKNMQEATQKLMILVPLSVFLVILLLYTAFNSLKKALLILLNVPFGLIGAILALVASGVYLSVSAIVGFIAIFAIAILNGIVLVSFIDELREKFPHVDLKTLLKDATLLRLRPVLMTAFTTLFGILPLLFATGVGSEIQYPLSVVVIGGIISSTLLTLLILPSTYYLFYKNDHHGEEKVTVSLKAQ; encoded by the coding sequence ATGTTAAATAAACTTATTGACCTATCTTTAAAATACAGACTTTTAGTCATTGTTCTTTTTATATCCATTTGTGCATTGGGATTTAGAGCCTATAAAAATATCCCTGTTGATGCATTTCCTGATATTACGCCTAAGCAAGTAGTGATTTATACAGAAAGCCCAGGGAATTCTGCAGAAGATATTGAAAAGTTAATTACTTATCCGATTGAATCAGCAATGTCTGGTATGGCAGGCGTTGAAATGATAACGTCCAATTCTATATTTGGATTATCGTATGTCTCTATATTTTTTGAAGATGATATGGATATAAACTTCCTAAGACAACTTGTAAGTGAGCGATTAAATACAGTTGACATTCCAAATGGTTGGGGAAAACCTACACTTGGACCCAATACAACAGGTTTAGGACAAGTATTTTGGTATGAGATAAAAGATAAAAACAATCAATACTCTTTGCAAGAGTTAAGAGAAATGCAAGAGTATATTGTAAGTCCTTTGTTTAAGAGTGTAAAAGGTGTTGAAGAAGTCATTGGATGGGGAGGAAAAGAAAAACAATATGATGTCTTAATTGATACTAAAAAGCTACAAAGCTTAAATATTACTTATGATGATGTCGTTCAAGCACTGCAACGAAGTAATATAGCAGCAGGTGGACAATATTTAGAGTTTAATAAAGAACAGTATCTTATTCGAGGTGCTGGTTTATATAAAAATATTGATGATATAAAAAATAGTGTGATTAAATCACAAAATGGACAAGCAATCGTTATTCAAGATGTTGCAAAAGTACAAATAGGTTCGATGCCAAGATTTGGAGCCATCTCTATTGATGGAAAAGAAGCTGTTATTGGAATGGTATTACAAAGAACAGAAACAAATGCGGCAAAAGTAGTTGAATTATTAAAAGAAAAAATTTTAACAGTTAACTCAACATTACCAGATGGTGTAGAAATAAACCCAATTTATGACCGTTCAGAAATCACATTAAAAGCAGTGAATACTATGACATCTGCATTAACTTCAGGAGTTGTTTTAGTTGCAATTGTACTGTTTTTATTCTTATTTGAACTTCGTTCCGCATTTATTGTTATATTATCATTACCTGTATCTTTACTTATTGCCTTTTTACTTATGGAGTATTTTGGATTAAGTGCAAACTTGATGAGTCTAAGTGGTTTAGCAATTGCAGTTGGTATGATTGTTGATGGTACCATTGTAATTGTTGAAAATACTTTTAGAAAACTTCATGATGAAAAAGATAAAAGTAAATTTGAAATTGTCGCAGAATCCACAAAAGAAGTAGCTACTCCTGTAACATTTGCTATTTTAGTTATTGCAGCAGTATTTATACCATTGTTAAGTTTAGGTGGTTTAGCAGGAAAACTCTACAGTCCTATGGCGATTAATATTGTATTTGTTATGTTGGGTTCATTAGCTGTTGCTTTAATCTTAGTTCCTGTATTAACTTACTTATTGCTAAAACCAGCAAAGAGTTCTGATAACTCAATTATGAAAAAGATTAAACATGGATACAGTCCAATATTGGTTTTTGCTTTAAATAATGCAAAAAAGCTTTTTATAGGTATATCTGCTTTATTTTTTATCTGCGTTGCATTATTGTCTTTTCAAGGACGAGAGTTTATGCCAACTTTAAATGAAGAATCAATCATGTACAGAGTAGTAGCAATTCCTGGAACAAGTCTTAGTCAATCAGTTGAAATGGCACAAGAAGTTGAGAAGTATATCTTAAAAGAGTATCCCAAAGAGGTTCTTTCTGTTTTATCAATGATGGGAAGAAGTGAAAAAGGTGAAACTGCTCAACCAAACTATATGGAAGTCTTATTAACGCTTAGTAATGATATTGAAGATTTAGAACAATTGACAAATGAACTTAATGAAAAACTTGAGAAAAAGTTTGAATATGTACAATTTGTTCCTACACAACCTATTGCTATGAGAGTTGAAGAGTTATTAGCAGGTGTTAAAGCTGAATTAGCCATAAAAGTATTTGGAAATGACCAAAAAGTACTTAATGATATTGCCACAAAAATACAGCAAAACATTAGTGATATTGATGGTGCAAAACAATTGAGTCTTGAATCACAATTGGGACAATCTCAAATTAAAATTGAACCTGATTATTTGGCACTTGCTCGATATGGAATTAATGTTGATGAAGTAATGAGTGTGATTCGAAATGGTATAGGAGAAGAAGAAGTTACAGAAAAAATTGAAGGTGTAAAACGATTTGGTATTGTCGCAAAAATAGAAAATGCTAAAAAGGATATTCAAAGTATTAAAGAATTAACCTTGCGTTCTTCTTCAGGAGCTGTTGTAACATTAGAACAAATCAGTAAAATATCGATTGTTCAAGGTCCCTCATTTATTAAAAGAGAGAATTTAAATCGTTATATGGTACTTTCTATAGAAGTTGATGGAAGAGATATTGCATCATTTGTTAAAGAAGCAAATGAGATAATACAAGAAAAAGTGGATATGCCAACGGGTTATTTTATAGAATGGGCAGGTGATTTTAAAAATATGCAGGAAGCTACGCAAAAGCTTATGATACTAGTACCTTTATCAGTATTTCTTGTAATATTGCTATTATATACTGCCTTTAATTCATTAAAAAAAGCCTTATTGATTTTATTGAATGTTCCATTTGGTTTAATTGGTGCTATTTTAGCGTTGGTAGCAAGTGGTGTATATTTATCGGTATCTGCTATTGTAGGATTTATTGCAATTTTTGCTATTGCTATACTCAATGGAATCGTACTTGTTAGTTTTATCGATGAATTAAGAGAAAAATTTCCCCATGTGGATTTAAAAACTCTTCTAAAAGATGCAACACTATTGCGACTCAGACCTGTTTTAATGACAGCATTTACAACACTTTTTGGTATTTTACCTTTGTTGTTTGCTACAGGAGTAGGAAGTGAAATACAATATCCCTTATCCGTCGTTGTAATTGGAGGAATAATAAGTTCAACACTATTAACCCTTCTGATTTTACCTTCAACATATTATTTGTTTTATAAAAACGATCATCATGGAGAAGAAAAAGTCACAGTTAGCTTAAAAGCTCAATAA
- a CDS encoding efflux RND transporter periplasmic adaptor subunit: MHKILLISLSFIIGLYAIEIPIEKVQIHEFGKSIELNSKIVQLSSAKQSIMTLLDGQITEYYVKEGETVNKGQKIALIESIELSKMSAEYLSLKNQYLSMNKTYEANKQLYDKGIISLEALNRINIENNEMLAKLETLTSQLETLGIETKNISNTTSKYILRAHNAGRIGTLLKGKHATVSKDTEIATVIKEQAFYLKSYIPLSYANDLKVGQKITITHNNKTFATYIDKILPELDETTQRIVVLSSINEPIDGLFINSYINSTLYINTDKKYLAVKKTALTFLNNEWVVFVPKQEVHEEKAKSSKEHNDEHDKEDKHEDKDGHKDEHNDKDEHNDEHKKEGDSHEEEPQYEARDVKIVNQDDSYVAIEGLNINEEYVSDKTYYVKSLVLKSSMGDGHGH; the protein is encoded by the coding sequence ATGCACAAAATCTTATTAATTAGTTTATCTTTTATTATTGGACTTTATGCGATTGAAATACCCATAGAAAAAGTTCAAATTCATGAATTTGGGAAATCGATTGAATTAAATTCAAAAATTGTTCAGCTCTCTTCGGCAAAACAATCCATCATGACTTTGTTGGATGGTCAAATTACAGAGTACTATGTTAAAGAAGGAGAAACAGTTAACAAAGGTCAAAAAATAGCTTTGATTGAATCAATTGAACTGTCAAAAATGAGTGCAGAATATCTCTCTTTAAAAAATCAATATTTGAGTATGAATAAAACGTATGAAGCCAACAAACAGCTTTATGATAAAGGCATCATATCTTTAGAAGCATTAAATCGTATCAATATTGAAAACAATGAAATGTTAGCCAAACTTGAGACCTTAACATCACAGTTAGAGACCTTAGGAATAGAAACAAAAAATATAAGTAATACTACATCAAAATATATTTTAAGAGCACACAATGCAGGACGTATTGGAACATTGTTAAAGGGAAAACATGCAACTGTTTCAAAAGATACAGAAATTGCTACAGTTATAAAGGAGCAAGCTTTTTATCTTAAATCTTATATTCCTTTATCCTATGCAAATGATTTAAAAGTGGGACAAAAAATTACTATTACACATAACAACAAAACCTTTGCCACTTATATAGACAAAATCTTGCCTGAATTGGATGAAACCACTCAAAGAATTGTTGTATTATCAAGTATAAATGAACCTATTGATGGATTATTTATCAATTCATATATTAACTCTACTTTATATATCAATACTGATAAAAAATATTTGGCAGTTAAAAAAACCGCACTGACTTTTTTAAATAATGAATGGGTTGTTTTTGTACCAAAACAGGAAGTTCATGAAGAGAAAGCAAAAAGCAGTAAAGAACACAATGATGAGCATGATAAAGAAGATAAGCATGAAGATAAAGATGGGCATAAAGATGAACATAATGACAAAGATGAACATAATGATGAACATAAAAAAGAGGGTGATTCTCATGAAGAAGAACCTCAATATGAAGCAAGAGATGTAAAAATTGTTAATCAAGATGACTCTTATGTTGCCATTGAAGGCTTAAATATTAATGAAGAGTATGTCAGCGATAAAACATATTATGTGAAGTCATTGGTATTAAAATCATCAATGGGTGACGGACATGGGCACTAG
- a CDS encoding TolC family protein produces the protein MIKNRLISMFILFSCSSGVLFADDFNQFLNKAIETSPYLQSSAIGVEQAKQESYKQLRYENPTLSGEFLKYKPNDGSNDSGYNISLTQPFRLWGVSGDKERFSQAIVKGANSEYMLNTSDFIRNISLYFTVYAQEKMLLDLMLGATNIAKTIYDISQERHAVGSISRADMLQAKAIFLEQQTQYDSLNISSIESYYELLKLAGIKEKIEINTNHTFEVKKSDISENPELNLLIHKKDIAQAEAELTSNILETVDVTASYSKEPDQIVNGVALSFPFPLFNTKYEEKRIAQLEAKKMNFLIENEKNSIQTEHTKLLIQRELLEKLKLKNENVLKLKIEVLEMFLEKYKVSQTTLMELLNIKNQVIQTKENLIKINIALNQNAININYIQGDINAQNLIN, from the coding sequence ATGATAAAAAATAGATTAATTTCTATGTTTATCTTGTTTTCTTGCAGTAGTGGAGTACTTTTTGCAGATGATTTTAATCAATTTTTAAATAAAGCAATTGAAACAAGTCCTTATTTGCAATCTTCAGCTATTGGAGTTGAACAAGCTAAACAAGAAAGTTATAAACAATTACGATATGAAAACCCCACTTTAAGTGGAGAGTTTTTAAAATATAAACCCAATGATGGTTCTAATGATAGTGGTTATAATATTAGCCTTACCCAACCATTTAGATTATGGGGCGTATCAGGTGATAAAGAGCGTTTTTCACAAGCAATTGTAAAAGGTGCTAACAGTGAATATATGTTAAATACATCCGATTTTATTCGAAATATCTCTTTATATTTTACTGTTTATGCACAAGAAAAAATGCTTCTTGACTTAATGCTAGGTGCGACGAACATTGCAAAGACCATTTATGATATTTCTCAAGAACGTCATGCTGTTGGTTCAATTTCACGAGCAGATATGCTTCAAGCCAAAGCTATATTTTTGGAACAACAAACACAATATGATAGTTTAAATATATCTTCGATTGAAAGCTATTATGAGTTATTGAAACTTGCAGGTATCAAAGAAAAAATTGAGATAAACACGAATCATACTTTTGAAGTTAAGAAATCAGATATCTCTGAAAACCCTGAGTTAAACCTTCTGATTCATAAAAAAGATATTGCACAAGCTGAAGCTGAATTAACTTCCAATATTCTTGAAACAGTTGATGTGACTGCTTCATACAGTAAAGAACCTGACCAAATTGTCAATGGTGTTGCTCTAAGTTTTCCTTTTCCTCTTTTTAATACAAAGTATGAAGAAAAAAGAATAGCACAATTAGAAGCAAAAAAAATGAATTTTTTAATTGAGAATGAAAAAAACTCCATACAGACAGAACACACTAAACTTTTAATACAAAGAGAGTTACTGGAAAAGTTAAAATTAAAAAATGAGAATGTATTAAAATTAAAAATAGAAGTTCTTGAAATGTTTTTAGAAAAATATAAAGTTTCTCAAACAACCCTAATGGAGCTTTTAAATATAAAAAACCAAGTGATTCAAACAAAAGAGAATCTTATTAAAATCAATATTGCATTAAATCAAAATGCAATTAACATAAATTACATCCAAGGAGATATCAATGCACAAAATCTTATTAATTAG
- the ltrA gene encoding group II intron reverse transcriptase/maturase has translation MIESCKKDITHINWLAVDFDVVEQSVKILQNRIVKAKLTGRTRMVKKLQSLLVKSLNARILAVKRVSENKGKKTAGVDGKLLDTSIKKCKCVDELKIKLPDYKSMPLKRIEIPKKNGKLRPLGIPTMFDRSLQALYKLALEPIAEVVADKNSYGFRPKRSTQDAMKQVWICTSKRNGGEWILEADIKGCFDNISHQWIYDNIPLVNRLLKQWLKSGFIKDDTLFPTDSGTPQGGIISPILANMVLDGIEEVVKRHKARFQKMKDGVILYRHTNRLNFIRYADDFVITGHSPKYLRLLQKDIEIFLNQRGLELSKEKTHIRDGFNFLGFNFRKYPNNKVIVKPTKDGIKSFKSKIKEIFKKYNSSSLSMLITKLNPLLRGWANYYRFVNSKVVFDKIDTYIWRKSLNWMKRIHQRKETIKYYKQYFKPFPNYKSDVLSDGKQFVYRLATLPLKEFIKIKSEANPYDKSFDEYFIKRYFALKNLTKV, from the coding sequence GTGATAGAGTCTTGTAAAAAAGATATCACCCACATAAACTGGTTAGCCGTTGACTTTGATGTTGTAGAGCAATCAGTAAAGATATTACAAAATCGAATTGTAAAAGCTAAACTAACAGGTAGAACAAGAATGGTAAAGAAACTCCAATCTCTACTTGTAAAATCTTTGAATGCTAGAATATTAGCAGTAAAAAGAGTGAGTGAAAATAAAGGTAAAAAAACAGCTGGTGTTGATGGAAAACTTCTTGATACTAGTATAAAAAAGTGTAAATGTGTTGATGAACTTAAAATAAAACTGCCCGATTACAAATCTATGCCACTAAAACGTATTGAAATTCCCAAGAAAAATGGTAAATTAAGACCTTTAGGAATTCCTACTATGTTTGATAGAAGCCTTCAAGCTTTATATAAATTAGCTCTTGAACCTATTGCTGAAGTTGTTGCAGATAAAAACTCCTATGGATTTCGTCCAAAACGAAGCACTCAAGATGCTATGAAGCAAGTTTGGATTTGTACTTCTAAAAGAAATGGTGGAGAATGGATATTAGAAGCAGATATAAAAGGATGCTTTGACAACATAAGCCATCAATGGATTTATGACAATATTCCACTTGTTAATCGACTTTTAAAACAATGGCTAAAATCTGGATTTATTAAAGATGATACCTTATTTCCAACAGATAGTGGAACACCACAAGGTGGAATTATATCTCCAATACTAGCTAATATGGTTTTAGATGGAATTGAAGAAGTTGTGAAAAGGCATAAAGCTAGATTTCAAAAGATGAAAGATGGAGTTATCTTATATCGTCATACTAATCGTCTAAATTTTATAAGATACGCCGATGATTTTGTCATAACAGGGCATAGTCCAAAATATTTACGATTACTTCAAAAAGATATTGAAATTTTCTTAAATCAAAGAGGCTTAGAACTATCAAAAGAGAAAACGCATATTAGAGATGGATTTAATTTTCTAGGCTTTAACTTTAGGAAATATCCTAATAATAAAGTGATAGTTAAACCCACTAAAGATGGGATAAAATCTTTTAAGTCTAAAATTAAAGAGATATTTAAAAAGTATAATTCATCGAGTTTATCAATGCTTATAACAAAACTCAATCCTCTTTTAAGAGGATGGGCAAACTATTACAGATTTGTAAATAGTAAAGTTGTATTTGATAAGATTGATACTTATATTTGGAGAAAGTCACTTAATTGGATGAAAAGGATTCATCAAAGAAAAGAAACTATAAAATATTACAAACAATATTTTAAACCATTCCCAAACTACAAATCAGATGTATTATCAGATGGAAAACAATTCGTTTATAGACTAGCTACACTCCCACTTAAAGAGTTTATCAAAATTAAAAGCGAAGCTAACCCATATGATAAATCTTTTGATGAATATTTTATCAAAAGATATTTTGCCCTTAAAAACCTCACAAAAGTTTAG
- a CDS encoding recombinase family protein: MRLDTSTPSGRFFFHVMASLAQMERELIVERTKAGLESAKKLGRVGGRKRTMTDSKLASAKKLLESGIPPKDVAKDLGVSLATLYRWIPAT; this comes from the coding sequence ATCCGACTAGATACATCAACACCAAGTGGAAGATTCTTTTTTCATGTGATGGCAAGTTTAGCCCAAATGGAAAGAGAATTAATTGTTGAAAGAACAAAAGCTGGACTTGAATCTGCTAAAAAATTAGGACGTGTTGGTGGAAGAAAAAGAACTATGACTGATAGTAAACTTGCAAGTGCAAAAAAACTTTTAGAATCTGGGATTCCACCAAAAGATGTGGCAAAAGATTTAGGTGTATCTTTAGCTACACTTTATAGATGGATTCCTGCAACTTAA
- a CDS encoding TlpA family protein disulfide reductase → MKNKYLLLLISFLFIGCEEEKKAQLIQQKDIKANTELKKEVDKTYNLKTFDGETIKLTVDNNILISDKLENKLVLINFWATWCPPCKKEIPIFNEIYEKYKDNFIIIGILYEKDIDMNTLSNFIKENNIKFPITITENENFRLAKELGDVKRVPESFLYGKDGLFIEKYIGIVDEKKLVNHIKDSLK, encoded by the coding sequence ATGAAAAACAAATATTTGCTTCTTTTAATCTCATTTTTATTTATAGGTTGTGAAGAAGAAAAGAAAGCCCAACTTATTCAACAAAAAGATATAAAAGCTAATACTGAATTAAAGAAAGAAGTTGATAAAACTTATAATTTAAAAACATTTGATGGAGAAACAATAAAATTAACTGTTGATAATAATATATTAATATCAGATAAATTAGAAAATAAGCTAGTTCTTATAAATTTCTGGGCAACTTGGTGTCCACCTTGTAAAAAAGAAATCCCTATATTTAATGAAATTTACGAAAAATATAAAGATAATTTTATTATTATAGGTATTTTATATGAAAAAGATATTGATATGAATACTTTATCTAATTTTATAAAAGAGAATAATATAAAATTTCCAATTACCATTACTGAGAATGAGAATTTTAGATTGGCTAAAGAGCTTGGCGATGTAAAAAGAGTTCCAGAATCTTTTTTATATGGAAAAGATGGATTATTTATTGAAAAATATATTGGAATTGTAGATGAAAAAAAACTTGTTAATCATATAAAAGATAGTTTAAAATAA
- a CDS encoding response regulator transcription factor yields MKILLLEDDVILNEIIEEFLLSLNYEVISAFDGNKAEELIYEENFDLLLFDVNIPNITGFELLKNIRQNNINIPTIFITSRHTADDVKIGFNSGCDDYIKKPFELSELELRIENIKRLRQIDNYGQIKIDNYTFYDYEKKVIIRNNEEFNLSKIETKILEYFLKNKNKTISIDEISVNNWVYDEMPESTTIRTYIKNLRKKLNDETITTLKGIGYRFNIS; encoded by the coding sequence ATGAAAATACTTTTACTTGAAGATGATGTTATTTTAAATGAGATAATTGAAGAATTTTTATTATCTTTAAATTATGAAGTAATTAGTGCTTTTGATGGAAATAAAGCAGAAGAGTTAATCTATGAAGAAAATTTTGACCTTCTTTTATTTGATGTAAATATTCCTAATATTACAGGATTTGAACTGTTAAAAAATATTCGTCAAAATAATATTAATATCCCTACAATATTTATAACATCAAGACATACAGCTGATGATGTAAAGATAGGATTTAATTCTGGTTGTGATGATTATATTAAAAAACCATTTGAATTAAGTGAATTAGAACTCAGAATTGAAAATATAAAAAGATTAAGACAAATTGATAATTATGGACAAATAAAAATAGATAATTACACTTTTTATGATTATGAAAAAAAAGTTATCATAAGAAATAATGAAGAGTTTAATTTATCAAAAATAGAAACAAAGATTTTAGAATATTTCTTAAAAAATAAAAATAAAACTATTTCTATAGATGAAATATCAGTAAATAATTGGGTTTATGATGAAATGCCTGAATCTACAACAATAAGAACATACATTAAAAATTTAAGAAAAAAACTTAATGATGAAACTATAACAACCCTCAAAGGAATTGGATATAGATTTAATATTAGTTAA
- a CDS encoding DUF411 domain-containing protein — protein MKKTILSLMLITSSIFAMEGKTMTVYKSPYCGCCTKWIDIMKSEGFKVNSIETNEVNNIKQKAGLQAGQTSCHTAFVDGYVVEGHVNYSAIKKMLEEKPNIIGITVPGMPIGSPGMEQGNTKQAYNILYVNKDGSTGVYESH, from the coding sequence ATGAAGAAAACTATTTTATCATTAATGTTAATCACTAGTTCAATTTTTGCAATGGAAGGTAAAACTATGACTGTTTATAAATCACCTTATTGTGGTTGTTGTACCAAATGGATTGATATTATGAAAAGTGAAGGGTTTAAAGTAAATAGTATTGAAACAAATGAGGTTAATAATATAAAACAAAAAGCTGGTTTACAAGCTGGACAAACATCATGTCATACAGCATTTGTTGATGGATATGTAGTTGAGGGGCATGTTAATTATAGTGCTATAAAAAAGATGCTTGAAGAAAAACCTAATATTATAGGAATTACAGTTCCAGGTATGCCAATTGGAAGTCCTGGAATGGAGCAAGGAAATACTAAACAAGCTTATAATATATTGTATGTAAATAAAGATGGTTCTACAGGTGTGTATGAATCTCATTAG
- a CDS encoding SHOCT domain-containing protein, which translates to MYDFMNMNMTIFHGFTMFIFWVVVFYLIFSVDKKEKPSLLDILKKRLAKGEITQEQFESIKATLKLKEEI; encoded by the coding sequence ATGTATGATTTTATGAATATGAACATGACAATATTTCATGGTTTTACTATGTTTATTTTTTGGGTTGTAGTTTTTTATCTAATATTTTCAGTAGATAAAAAAGAAAAACCATCTTTATTAGATATTCTAAAAAAACGATTAGCAAAAGGTGAAATAACTCAAGAACAGTTTGAATCAATAAAAGCTACATTAAAATTAAAAGAGGAAATATAA
- a CDS encoding response regulator transcription factor, protein MKILLLEDDIILNEIIEEHLINKGYVVKSAFSGYEAEELIYSEKFDLFLFDVNVPEINGFELLKNARQNDIKTPTIFLTSLNMVDDIEKGFESGCDDYVKKPIELKELDLRINNIKRLFNILPDNIIEISQNIYLDRLNLFIKINNKEIHIARKESEIFLYLINNHQKIVSIDELSTNVWSYEDSPNPSTVRTYIKNLRKILGEKFITNIRGVGYKFNK, encoded by the coding sequence ATGAAAATACTCTTATTAGAAGATGACATTATTTTAAATGAAATTATAGAGGAACACTTAATAAATAAAGGCTATGTCGTTAAATCAGCTTTTTCAGGGTATGAAGCAGAAGAATTAATATATTCTGAAAAATTTGATTTATTTTTGTTTGATGTGAATGTTCCTGAAATTAATGGTTTTGAATTGTTAAAAAATGCAAGACAAAATGATATAAAAACTCCTACAATTTTTTTAACATCTTTAAATATGGTTGATGATATAGAAAAAGGATTTGAATCAGGCTGTGATGATTATGTAAAGAAACCTATTGAATTGAAGGAATTAGATTTAAGAATAAATAATATAAAAAGATTATTTAATATTTTGCCAGATAACATTATAGAGATTTCACAAAATATATATTTAGATAGATTAAATTTATTTATTAAAATAAATAATAAGGAGATACATATTGCAAGAAAAGAATCTGAAATTTTCCTATATTTGATAAATAATCATCAAAAAATAGTAAGTATAGATGAACTAAGCACAAATGTTTGGAGTTATGAAGATTCACCAAATCCATCGACAGTTAGAACATATATAAAGAATTTAAGAAAAATTCTTGGAGAAAAATTTATTACAAATATAAGAGGAGTAGGTTATAAATTTAACAAATAG